From Palaemon carinicauda isolate YSFRI2023 chromosome 33, ASM3689809v2, whole genome shotgun sequence:
AAGTTCTATTGATCTTTAGCTATTAGCTCAATTCCAGTAATCTCCAAGTGTTATTGATTCTCAATAATAAACACAATTCTAGTAATCTTACAACACTAATGATCTACAAACACTTAAACACAAAGTAAACTCAGGATTTCGTGACAACCCACTACCGAAATGTCAGTTCTTTTTAGCTTTGTGACCTCAGACTAGTAATTTCAATAACTCCTTGTGTACTGTATCGCTTATTTTCCTAAAAGAATCACCTAACATTCTCATTTCTCTTTTACAGATACCGGCTGCTGAGACTCAAAGCTTTTTAGTACCACGCGAACAACGATAGACAAGAGCTCCTTTGCTGCAACTCACTGGTAGAGATTTAGCTTATGTTCTTGTATCTTTATCCCAGCAAAGGGAAATTCCAGCTGAACTCACAACAAAATGTTCTTCCAGCCAGTGAAATATCCTACTTAACTCGCTACTCAACTGCATCTCACGATGAACATATATGTTATGAAAGAACGGCTGTAGCCTTCTGTTGCAAGATTATGATGCCGCTGACAACCAATTCTTTCATGAAAATACAAACACCAATTTTGCCACACTATAAGGCGGCAAGCATTTGCATATAAATCTCCACACATTATTAAAGATATGCAGTATATGACTGGGCGTAACAAAGAAAGAATCACAGCAGGTGCACAAATCTTGCCTGGAAGATAGCAGGTGCACTGCAGAAAGTTATTCACTTGCTCCCACAAGTTTGCTAAAGACCTTCTGCTCATTGATGGATCTTGCACAACGATGGTGTACACAGAACCAAAAGCTGAGTAGTATTGGCTCAGAAAGTCTGGTTTTACCTGTAATGGCTCATGAAAAAACATTGGTTCGTTGCAGCTGCGGCAATTATTACCTTCACTCAAAAAGGTTCTGCGCTCATTTGATCAAAGGTAATAATGCTTCTCGACATCTGGAGAAGATACCAGCAAATTCTTTAGGGTCTAAGGTCTTGCCAGCAAAGTGGTAGGATTTCGTTATTCTTTCTCTTTAATATCTGGTGAATTATGAAGGTTGCAATTCCAGGGAGAGCAATGAAAATGCAAGAACACTTTGGATCTGGAACAGCACATCTAACTCCTTTGTTGAAACATGGTAAGATTCCAttcaacaacattcaaataaagcCTCATATTGACTACATAAACATAAACAATGCAACACAAGGTTCACACAACAAGGAGGAACAATCTACACTCAGTAATAAAGAATGGAAGAAAACAGCCAAACTGTACAAGAAAGAACTCAAATCGAAAGGAAACATTAGACCATCCACTGCTGTGCGTCAGCACGTCAAGAAGATTTCTGAAGATTTCACAATGACTAagacaaaatatgaaaattctGTTAACACCACCAGCACGATCAAGACACCCGAGAAAAAAGAGAAATCTCCTATAAAATCAGCATCTTCAAATTCCTCAGTTTCATCTGTGAACCCAAAAATTCCACAGTCAAAGTTCCCCAAAAATGTCTTATCAAAAATCACTTGCTCAAAATGTGAAACTATATCAAAAGCATCACGCAAAAATGTTATGAGTCCTATCAACCTTCCTTCAGGTACTGGTGTCAATAAAAATGGGGTGCCAAAAAATCTAAACACAAAATGTACAAATATGAAGAATAAAAATTCAATTAATTCTCATAATAGCAATTCCAGAAGTCTGCAGGAACTCTCTCCCCAGAAGAAATTAGTGGGTCCAACGGATATTTCTCCTCGTCCTCGACTACGGCATTCAAGCGGTCGTTGTGGAGGAGGAACTGGTGCTTTTGATTTTTGCTTAGCTCCTACAAGCCCTGGTCCTCCAAGATCCCCTGGGAGAAAACTTAGCTCCTCCTTAGCTGGTATTTCTCCACGGTCTCAGCAGGTCTGCTCTGAGCAAATCAGACGTGTAAAACTCTTCACTGAAAGAGCCATTTTGGTAAGTATTTCTCTGTTACTTCTTAAAAGAATATACCTTAAGGAAATTACTGTATTATGTTTCACAGATATAGTTATACgatgaaaaataccaaatcaaATGTTACCCTTAATATGTAAAAGATTTATTTACTTCTATAAACATGAATCTCCAAATCCTGACACactaatgcaaattaatcaactgAAAATTggtataagtttatatatttcttttgtatattaTCAATTAGACAATCGTATGTTAAAATCTTCAGTACTTACTGTACTGTGGATAGTCAGTAATTTTAGGCAAGTTTTAACAATTGTtaactttatttctatttcatctcCACAGGAAGGACGAGTCTTCTCCATATTTGGATACTTCCCTGCTGTTAAAGATGCCTTACGAAGGAGAGGGTGGGTGGAAAAAGTTCAGCATACTGTTCCTTACATCAATCCTCACCCAAATAACTGTGTTTGTCCACACGTTGGGTACCAGCTTTCATTCATGTCCCCATTAAGTGCACCTTCAACAAATCTCCCATTGAGCCATTTGCACCCACATCATAAAACATCAGGATCAATGTCGAAAGGAAATGGAGAAGAAATCAAGGATGAACAAAaccaagaagaggaggaggatactGAAGTTCATCCTGCTACAGCCGACGATGATGACTCTCCATCATCTGCACAAACAACAACTGTCGAATCTTCTCCTTCTGATTCTGTGAACATCGACATCTCTCACTCATCTGCATCACTGTCAGTACCCTCGTCGCACTCTTCATCCCCATTAGAATCCGATAAAGAACAAAGAATCACTGCCAATTTAGGTTCTTCCACTGTAGAAACTCTAGTGCCACCTTTAAATCGTGTGAATGAAAACAAGAATCCAACTGTTTCAGACAACCAGTCCGATAATCAGTCATCTCCAGATGATACCAAATTGCAAGAATCTGAAAAGTCTTCCAGCAATGCAGAAGAACCAAGTGATAGTAGTCCAGATGCTGCAAAGAATAGTGATCATTTCAACACTGCCATTTTGGGTCCATCTGAAATTAGGAAAGGAATAGCCGAGTCGATAACGGAAAGGAACGCTCCCATATTTAAATACAGTACTGCCAACATTGCCACGAAAAAGTCTCTAGACAACAGTAAGGATGATGACGATAAGGACTGCTCTCCAGGGGAGGCAAACAACGAAGAGGATGGATCTCAAGGGGAAAATGCCAATGATTGTCTAGAGGGGGAAAAGAAAGGCTCAGAAGAAACAGAAGAGGAGAAACCAGAGCCCTACAACCCTTACGTAGAGTATGAACTGACTGACAGCGACCTTCCACTTGTTGCTAGGCTTTTGCGGAACGTCGAGCCGAACTTCTTGTGGACCTGGACGAGGGATTCCATTTCCTTCAAACATCTCAGTCGTGAACAGCTGGTCAATCGATTTCCCAACACACCCTTCACCACCAAGGTAAGGAAGATTAAAATACTTTCTTTTACTCTTGCTTATTTGAGCGCCTCCACTCCAGCGAGAGTACTACTATTTTAACAGGACAAGACTTAGATGAGAAATTTCAATACTGTACATAATTAAGATATCATTGACAGTTGGTTCTTAAATACACACATTACTATCACATAAACATGGATGTAAAATTATAAAGATACTCATAGCTAAAACCAAGACGGACAAAAAAGTAAGTACCAAAATTGTTTAGGTTTAAAACATTGTCTGTTATGTTAGATTCGCGTAATGAACGTTCTTAAGAAATAGGACCATCATACTGCTGAATGAAGAATTTCCAAGGATACCCTATAACATTTCCGTCTTACAACTCTGACAAATGACTATTTTCTAACGATTTTAAAGGCATGATAGTGTCAATATCTTTACTACGATTTTAGATATACACATTATGTAAACACTGTCTTAAAGCTCGAATGTCCTCTTTTCGTTACTATCTCAAACAAAAACCTGGAAACCAATGATAAACCTACTGTAGAATATTAACAATTTTCTTTACCTATCAGacgatttcttaatttttttcgctAAACAAAggatttcttcattttctttgccTAACAGAcgattctttattttcttctccttACATacgatttctttattttctttgccaAACTGAGGATTCCTTTATTTTCTTCGCCTAACAggcgatttcttttatttttttttgacaaacaggatttattttattttctttgacaaACAGGATTTCTTTTATTCTCTTTGACAAACAGAggatttcttcattttctttgccAAACAGaggatttctttattttctttgacaaaaacaatttattttatcttCTTTGACAAACaggatttcttttattttctttgacaaacaggatttcttttattttctttgacaatcagaatttcttttttcttctttgacaaacaggatttcttttattttctttgacaaacaggatttcttttattttctttgacaAACAGACTATTTCTTCATTTCCCTCGCCTAACAGacgatttctttattttcttcgccttaaaaacaattttttttattttctttgccaaGCAgagaatttctttattttcttcgccTGACAGACGATATCTCTTTTCTTCGCTGAACTGACGATTTCCTCCAATAAAAGTTCATCTCCAAAAAGCTATTTCAATTCAGTTTCAGCGGATAACTTCGTTTTCTGTCGACGTTTGAGCCGATCGATCGTTACATCTCCCATCCATTTTCATGCAGCTTGTCGTTGACCTAGTTCTGCACAAGGTTCATTTACGACAGGGGGTACaaaaatcctttctctctctctctctctctctctctctctctctctctctctcctctctctctctctctctctctctctctctctctatatatatatatatatatatatacatatatatatatgtatacacacacacacacacacacacacatatatatatatatatatatatatatatatatatatatatatatatatatatacacatatagatatatatacacacattatatatatatatatatacacacacacatatatatatatgtatatatatatatatatatatatatatatatatatatatatatatatatatacacatacacacatataaatatatatatatatatatatacatatatatatatatatatatacatatatacagtatgtatatatacacataatatatatatatatatatatatatatatatatatatatatatatatatgtgtgtgtgtgtgtgtgtataaaactcaCTGTCTCTGAAAACTCCTGAAACttccaatatacatatacatatatatttatatatatatatatatacatatatatatatatatatatatatatatatatatatatatatgtatatatacacatataatatatatatatatgtatatatacacatataatatatatatagatagatatatatatgtatatatatatatatatatatatatatatatatatatatatatatgtgtgtgtgtgtgtgtgtgtgtgtgtgtgtgtgtgtgtgtgtatatatataactcactGTTTCTGAAAACCCCTGAACCTTCCTATTTTCGAAATATTCTGAAGCTTTCTATTTAAGAAATAATCTAAACATTACTAAATGTCCTTAACCTTTTTAAGAAATACCCttaacttttatatttcataaataccaTTAATCCTTCTATTTCCTAAATATCGTGAACGTTTCTGTTTCCAAAATACCCTTAACCTTTCTATTTCCAAAGTACTTTTAAACCTTCTATTTAAGAATTATCCTTAACCTTTCTATTTCCAAAATGCCCAGAatctttttattcaagaaatttccTTAACTTTTCTATTAACGAAATAACCTTAACCTTTCTATTTCTGAAATACCCTTAACCTTTCTTTTTCGATAATAACCGGAATGTTTCATTTCATAAATATCTTcaacttttctattattattattattattattattattattattattattattatcactagccaagccacaaccctagttggaaaagcaagatgctataagccacagcagggaaaaacagcccagtgcggaaaggaaataaggaaataaataaatgatgagaacaaattaacaaaaaatcattcttaaaaacagtaacaacgatgATCTCCGAAATACCTTTGAcctattattatgtttatcattattattatcattactagccaagccacaaccctagttggaaaagcaagatgctataagcccagggactccaacagggaaaaatagcccagtgaggaaaggaaataagaaaataaataaatgatgagaacaaattaacaaaaaatcattcttaaaaacagtaacaacgatgATCTCCGAAATACCTTTGACCTATTTCAGAAATACCAAGATACCTTTTATTTCAGGAATACCCTGGACTTTTCTAATTCTAAATATATCAAGAACATTTCTCTTCAGGAAACATTCTGAATCTTTCTATTTTACAAATACCTCGAATCAATCTATTTAAAAAATGTCGtaaacattttctttaaaa
This genomic window contains:
- the LOC137626125 gene encoding probable serine/threonine-protein kinase nek3; the protein is MKVAIPGRAMKMQEHFGSGTAHLTPLLKHGKIPFNNIQIKPHIDYININNATQGSHNKEEQSTLSNKEWKKTAKLYKKELKSKGNIRPSTAVRQHVKKISEDFTMTKTKYENSVNTTSTIKTPEKKEKSPIKSASSNSSVSSVNPKIPQSKFPKNVLSKITCSKCETISKASRKNVMSPINLPSGTGVNKNGVPKNLNTKCTNMKNKNSINSHNSNSRSLQELSPQKKLVGPTDISPRPRLRHSSGRCGGGTGAFDFCLAPTSPGPPRSPGRKLSSSLAGISPRSQQVCSEQIRRVKLFTERAILEGRVFSIFGYFPAVKDALRRRGWVEKVQHTVPYINPHPNNCVCPHVGYQLSFMSPLSAPSTNLPLSHLHPHHKTSGSMSKGNGEEIKDEQNQEEEEDTEVHPATADDDDSPSSAQTTTVESSPSDSVNIDISHSSASLSVPSSHSSSPLESDKEQRITANLGSSTVETLVPPLNRVNENKNPTVSDNQSDNQSSPDDTKLQESEKSSSNAEEPSDSSPDAAKNSDHFNTAILGPSEIRKGIAESITERNAPIFKYSTANIATKKSLDNSKDDDDKDCSPGEANNEEDGSQGENANDCLEGEKKGSEETEEEKPEPYNPYVEYELTDSDLPLVARLLRNVEPNFLWTWTRDSISFKHLSREQLVNRFPNTPFTTKVNELMDKQFCRRLELPG